The proteins below come from a single Gemmatimonadota bacterium genomic window:
- a CDS encoding sulfite oxidase codes for MNKKTPKKCLFDLYQNNPDEADYLLFGRETYPDRRGFLKKAGLAVMGAMVGAAIPFHRNIPAHFIPVALAAEDMIQGKDGLTVLNDHPLNAETPPHLLDDAITPTKRHFIRNNGIPPENTDAVGWELTIDGLVDNSMTLSIDDLKQRFEVVTRALTLECGGNGRAFFEPSADGSQWTYGAVACSEWTGVRLSDVLKAAGVKDNVVYTAHVGADTHVSGEEGRLPLSRGVPIEKAMDEHNLIAFAQNGRPIHPMNGAPLRLIIPGWSGSCSQKWLTRIWLRDQVHDGPKMTGTDYRVPNRMIAPGEKVDEKNFEIIHAMKVKSLITNPATGHKMSERTLEVRGHAWAGDRMVDAVRLSIDFGATWIDARIDEPVNAYAWQNWRAQIAFPKAGYYEIWARATDSEGISQPHAIAWNPKGYLNNSMHRVAVVVS; via the coding sequence ATGAACAAGAAAACCCCAAAAAAATGTCTGTTCGATCTCTATCAGAACAATCCCGATGAGGCTGATTACTTATTGTTTGGCCGTGAGACATATCCCGACAGGCGAGGATTCTTGAAGAAGGCCGGGCTGGCGGTGATGGGGGCAATGGTCGGGGCAGCGATTCCTTTTCATCGCAATATTCCGGCTCATTTTATTCCTGTCGCGCTCGCTGCGGAGGATATGATTCAGGGCAAGGATGGCTTGACCGTGCTCAATGACCATCCATTGAATGCCGAAACGCCTCCGCATTTGCTTGATGACGCTATTACTCCGACAAAGAGGCATTTTATTCGCAACAATGGCATTCCGCCGGAGAATACGGACGCAGTGGGCTGGGAACTGACGATTGATGGTCTGGTGGATAATTCCATGACACTCAGCATTGATGATCTCAAACAGCGATTTGAAGTCGTTACCCGGGCACTGACACTGGAGTGTGGTGGCAATGGACGCGCCTTTTTTGAGCCTTCTGCGGACGGCAGTCAATGGACCTATGGCGCTGTGGCGTGCTCGGAGTGGACCGGGGTCCGTCTATCAGATGTTCTCAAGGCTGCTGGGGTGAAAGACAATGTGGTTTATACCGCGCATGTGGGCGCCGATACCCACGTTTCTGGTGAGGAAGGGCGGCTTCCCCTTTCGCGCGGGGTGCCGATTGAGAAGGCGATGGATGAGCACAATCTCATCGCTTTTGCTCAGAATGGCAGACCGATCCATCCTATGAACGGTGCGCCGTTGCGCCTGATCATTCCCGGTTGGTCGGGGTCATGTTCGCAGAAATGGCTGACCCGCATCTGGTTGCGCGATCAGGTCCACGATGGTCCCAAAATGACGGGAACCGATTATCGGGTGCCCAATAGGATGATAGCGCCTGGGGAGAAGGTAGATGAGAAGAACTTCGAGATTATCCACGCTATGAAGGTTAAGTCGCTAATTACAAATCCAGCTACCGGTCACAAAATGAGCGAACGGACTCTGGAAGTGCGCGGACACGCCTGGGCGGGAGACCGGATGGTTGATGCTGTCCGTCTGTCAATCGATTTTGGCGCAACATGGATTGATGCAAGAATCGACGAGCCAGTGAATGCGTATGCATGGCAGAACTGGCGGGCACAGATCGCGTTTCCCAAAGCGGGATATTACGAGATCTGGGCAAGGGCGACCGATTCGGAAGGCATAAGCCAACCGCACGCGATTGCCTGGAATCCGAAGGGGTATCTCAATAATTCGATGCATCGGGTTGCGGTGGTCGTTAGTTAG
- a CDS encoding type II toxin-antitoxin system HicB family antitoxin, which produces MYKYEIILCWSNADDAFVGEVPELPGCMAHGNTQESALKNVNQAIALWIDTAKEFGDPIPEPKGERLMLA; this is translated from the coding sequence ATGTATAAGTACGAAATCATTCTCTGTTGGAGCAATGCGGATGATGCTTTTGTGGGTGAAGTACCCGAGCTTCCCGGATGCATGGCTCATGGTAATACGCAAGAATCCGCTCTCAAGAATGTCAATCAAGCGATAGCTCTCTGGATTGATACCGCGAAGGAGTTCGGCGATCCAATACCGGAACCCAAGGGCGAGCGGCTGATGTTAGCGTGA
- a CDS encoding class I SAM-dependent methyltransferase, producing MSSPPSGISAHKHRTSKTAALAASVRAYHQQQSKSPVFADDYAVDMVPLFWRVIAKNRLLGRFVVHIVFQSFRPVHTEVILRARYAEDRLMEAISEGVGQYVILGAGLDTFSMRHKELADGVRIFELDHPATQATKEKQVRAVNGDVPSNLVFVPIDFETDKLNASLIRAGFDPEKPAFFSWLGTTYYLTKDAIRETFGRVADVAAPGSCIVFDYKLARHLIPEESLPFADRLDRFVARRGEPMLSVFTPEELNDEMSRIGFVEIETIPPEEQKRLYLKDRSDLVDPAPNFSFALFGVQ from the coding sequence ATGTCTTCACCTCCATCTGGCATATCCGCTCACAAGCACAGGACGAGCAAGACGGCGGCACTCGCAGCAAGTGTACGTGCGTATCATCAACAGCAGAGTAAATCCCCGGTTTTTGCCGATGATTATGCGGTTGACATGGTGCCGCTTTTCTGGCGTGTGATCGCTAAGAACAGATTGCTTGGCCGGTTCGTTGTTCACATAGTGTTCCAATCGTTCCGTCCCGTACATACCGAGGTTATCCTGCGAGCCAGATATGCCGAAGACCGTCTCATGGAGGCGATATCGGAGGGCGTTGGACAGTATGTGATCCTCGGTGCAGGTCTCGATACGTTTTCCATGCGCCACAAGGAACTCGCAGATGGCGTGCGGATATTCGAGTTGGATCATCCCGCGACCCAGGCGACGAAAGAGAAACAGGTGCGCGCGGTCAACGGCGATGTTCCGTCCAATCTGGTATTTGTTCCCATTGATTTTGAGACCGATAAGCTGAACGCGTCACTTATACGAGCGGGATTTGATCCAGAGAAGCCCGCCTTTTTTTCATGGTTGGGAACGACTTATTATCTCACAAAGGATGCGATAAGGGAGACTTTTGGTCGCGTTGCAGATGTTGCTGCGCCGGGCAGTTGCATTGTTTTCGATTATAAGCTCGCCAGGCATCTTATCCCCGAAGAGAGCTTGCCTTTTGCCGACAGGTTGGACCGATTCGTGGCTCGCCGAGGAGAACCGATGTTGTCTGTGTTTACACCCGAGGAATTGAATGACGAGATGTCGCGTATTGGTTTTGTGGAGATAGAGACCATTCCGCCCGAGGAGCAAAAACGCCTTTACCTGAAGGACAGAAGTGACCTTGTCGATCCCGCACCAAATTTTTCCTTCGCGCTGTTCGGTGTGCAGTAG
- a CDS encoding ImmA/IrrE family metallo-endopeptidase encodes MADKNYIAANIARLRLDRQLTQEELARKAGLSRMALGNIERGTVVPRARTLTALGKALQVPLRDLVTPVRPLETVRFRSQARVHARAQILAEVAKWLDAYTQIEYDLNASCPFRFKTVSQPGNPVKTAQAAREAIGFGPREPVRDICGLLEENGVKIFLLNKKSDSFFGLSVGVRDGGPAVVVNTWDRISVERWIFTAVHELGHLLLHPAQYQRDATELPVQAEREADAFASHFLMPETGFAPEWDETRGHPLLVRVLKVKRIFRVSYKTVLYRLVESGRETSDIWRTFQRQHRHYFGKTLRKTDEPMALDKSEFAWNWSRSGEPEGLSRHDFVEDRLLRLVRQALEQERISLGRAAEILGLSREEMRKYVREWVG; translated from the coding sequence ATGGCTGATAAAAATTACATTGCCGCGAATATCGCCCGGCTGCGGCTGGATCGACAGTTGACCCAGGAGGAACTCGCCCGAAAAGCTGGTCTCTCGCGGATGGCACTCGGAAATATCGAGCGAGGTACTGTCGTCCCGCGTGCTCGTACTCTCACCGCTCTTGGAAAAGCACTACAGGTTCCGCTCCGAGATCTCGTGACGCCTGTACGGCCTCTCGAGACCGTGAGATTCCGATCTCAGGCACGGGTTCATGCTCGGGCACAGATCCTGGCCGAAGTCGCAAAATGGCTCGATGCCTACACTCAGATCGAATATGACCTCAACGCGTCGTGCCCCTTCCGATTTAAAACTGTTTCTCAACCGGGGAATCCGGTAAAAACCGCACAGGCAGCACGCGAAGCCATTGGATTCGGCCCAAGAGAGCCGGTGCGCGACATCTGTGGACTACTTGAGGAAAATGGTGTAAAAATCTTCCTCCTCAACAAGAAGAGTGACTCTTTCTTTGGTCTAAGCGTCGGCGTGAGGGATGGCGGTCCCGCCGTAGTGGTCAATACCTGGGATCGCATCTCGGTAGAGCGCTGGATATTCACTGCAGTACACGAACTTGGCCATTTATTGCTCCACCCAGCCCAATACCAGCGCGACGCCACCGAACTCCCTGTGCAGGCAGAGCGCGAGGCCGACGCCTTTGCGAGTCATTTTCTAATGCCAGAAACAGGTTTCGCACCGGAGTGGGATGAAACCCGTGGACACCCACTCCTCGTTCGCGTCCTCAAGGTCAAGCGCATCTTTCGAGTGAGTTACAAAACTGTGCTCTATCGACTGGTCGAATCGGGCCGTGAAACCTCTGATATTTGGCGTACATTCCAGCGCCAGCATCGCCACTATTTCGGCAAGACCCTGCGAAAAACCGATGAGCCTATGGCACTCGATAAGAGCGAATTTGCCTGGAACTGGAGCCGATCTGGTGAGCCAGAGGGCCTCTCTCGGCACGACTTTGTCGAGGATCGCCTCTTGCGACTCGTGCGACAGGCACTCGAGCAAGAGCGTATTTCACTCGGGCGTGCCGCCGAGATTCTGGGGCTAAGCCGTGAGGAAATGAGAAAGTATGTGCGTGAGTGGGTGGGGTAA